The Anabaena sp. PCC 7108 region GGTGTAAACTTCATTGTGTTCAAAATCCACCGACATTTGAAGAAGTTAATCCCCAAGTTAAAATCCCTTATGAATTACAGCAATTAGTCAGACGTTGTTTAGCAAAAAATGTAAATGGTAGACCCCAAAATATCCGCGAAATATTGGATAATTTAGCCAAAATCAAAACAGAAATTAATCAAAATGATTTCAGCAATACTACTGTCAAACTAGTACCTTTAACATCAACTTCTGAAAAGGAATGTTGGCAGAAACATTGGCCTAAAAATAAACCACTTGCCTTAATTTGTTTCCCACAGCTTTTACAAACAACAAAAGGCAATATAGCAACTTTTTGGGCGATGTTACCGCAAACAGAAATCATTAAATTTAAAGAAAAAATATATACAACTGAATTTATTAGTAAGATGGATAACTACCCAATGGTGTTATGGGTAACAATGCTTTATGATGATCAGTCTTCAATCACAAGATGGCTATCTCATTACTTAGACCTAAAAGACATTAGGGAGGAAAAAATATTACGGACTTTAGCAGTAACAGGTTACTATCATCTGCTATTTTTCGCCCGTGAAGAACCTCAGAAATGTTCCCACGTCCAAACTTTTATTCTTACAGCTCAACAGCGGCAGACTCTAGCAGATAACCTAAATCAAAATTTTGACGAAACGAATATTTCTCCCAGCCAAGCAAAAAGCATTCTTAAAATGGAATATGAAAAACTCAGATTAGCAGTTAGCCAAAAACTAAATACACAAGAACCAAAATCTACAGTTATTTTCAAATCTTGGCTAGTAAAATTATTTGA contains the following coding sequences:
- a CDS encoding serine/threonine-protein kinase, whose amino-acid sequence is MNEYKNESDIYIGKLLNNRYLIKNLLGKGGMGRVYLAEDVSRSCMLVAVKILSLNIANQQTAQRFGREIFIGAQLGRKSPHITRVLTYGITNERIPFYVMEYLSGKTIKQILKIESLTIPKFIEFSQQICLGLHCAHQGVTLDGKIYPVIHRDIKPENIFINNHGKKSEIVKILDFGIAKFLTESSGMTMTESFIGSLPYSSPEHMQGEKILDVRSDIYSLGVLMFEMLTGKHPFYTTNHSFSIWCKLHCVQNPPTFEEVNPQVKIPYELQQLVRRCLAKNVNGRPQNIREILDNLAKIKTEINQNDFSNTTVKLVPLTSTSEKECWQKHWPKNKPLALICFPQLLQTTKGNIATFWAMLPQTEIIKFKEKIYTTEFISKMDNYPMVLWVTMLYDDQSSITRWLSHYLDLKDIREEKILRTLAVTGYYHLLFFAREEPQKCSHVQTFILTAQQRQTLADNLNQNFDETNISPSQAKSILKMEYEKLRLAVSQKLNTQEPKSTVIFKSWLVKLFDLFKSSS